The following are encoded in a window of Dysidea avara chromosome 4, odDysAvar1.4, whole genome shotgun sequence genomic DNA:
- the LOC136254573 gene encoding uncharacterized protein: protein MDCDSQTTVGCTEDLAQHDKGSMLDLLRLYEEINPFHKIDYSMDGVYMELEDEKRKPGEVLMYLSLDVHTWMQIRNQCGRPELRRIGNYVLGTSADRHDFDKFRDSEFYKQRPLLKTELLARFMKEKCITASCCNKYGIEFVLNFPSTEFDNLCEWTRNLLGISHRSDHHVYSEEDSPHSGPLLLGNNPSSLVGTVNEASKNLCKSIRLGKKKQRLPTKKNRLLL, encoded by the exons ATGGACTGTGATTCACAAACGACTGTTGGATGTACAGAGGACCTTGCTCAGCATGATAAAG GATCGATGCTTGACTTACTACGACTTTATGAAGAAATAAATCCATTCCATAAAATCGATTATTCAATGGATGGTGTTTATATGGAATTGGAGGATGAGAAG AGGAAGCCAGGAGAAGTCCTAATGTATTTGAGTCTAGATGTTCATACATGGATGCAAATTAGAAACCAGTGTGGTAGACCAGAGCTAAGAAGGATTGGGAATTATGTTTTAGGTACTTCAGCAGATCGCCATGATTTTGATAAGTTTAGAGATTCAGAGTTTTACAAACAAAGGCCACTGTTGAAAACTGAACTTTTGGCACGTTTTATGAAAGAGAAATGTATTACTGCTTCATGTTGCAATAAGTACGGCATTGAATTTGTGTTGAATTTCCCCAGCACAGAATTTGATAACTTATGTGAGTGGACGAGGAATCTTTTGGGTATCAGTCACAGATCAG ATCATCATGTGTACAGTGAGGAAGACTCACCACACAGTGGACCACTCTTATTGGGCAACAATCCGTCAAGTCTAGTTGGAACTGTCAATGAAGCTTCCAAAAACCTGTGTAAAAGTATTCGACTTGGCAAAAAAAAGCAGCGTCttcctacaaaaaaaaacagactCCTGCTGTAG